ACTGGAGGCAAATTTCTTCGACCGCGAGATTTTCCGCCCCCTGCGTGCCCACCGCAATCCCCTCGTGCGCGCCTCGTGGCGCGCGTGGGAATGGGTGCTTAAACAAGCGCTGTGGCTTCCCATTCTAACCCGCCGCGCGGTCGTGGCCTTGGCGCGCCGTTTTCCAGCCGCGTGGTTCAGCCGCGCCCATGGCGCGCCGCGTGCAATTCTTACCCGTCTATTCAACCATCTGGAATGTCCCAAGTCGCTGCGCAATGGAGCGTGCGGCGCACCCACTGAAACCGGTCAGTGCGGCGAACTGCTCAAGTATGGCATCACCAAGACCTGCGTCTTTTATTACCGCAACTATCGCGACCGCAGCGGCCATCGTTGGGCCCAGCGGGTGATGAATCGAGCGGCGCGGTTGCGGCCCGCGTGGCTGGCGCAACTGGCCCGCACGCCGGCGGCCATTTTGGCCGCGATCGCCGACCGCGCGCCGCTCTCCGCGCGCATCTATCCGCCAGTGGACACCGACCTGCCCGGAGCTTCGGCGATCGTCAGCGCAATGGCTGGCCGCTTTGAAGGCGCCACCGTGTTCGGCTCCGCCCACTGGCTGCCGCCGCTGATCGCGCGCTCGCGCCTGACTCTGAGCGCGCGCTCGCCCGAGGGGCGGCGGGCAATCGCCGCAGTGCGCGCTAAGCTGTCGCGCCGCGGTTGTCGAGTGGGGGCGAGAGTGCAGGTTTTGACTCAAATATTGGCAACCCTGGAAGGTATCACGAGGATCAGCGCGACAGCCGAACCGCCGACTGAGGAATCGACCTATGAGCGGGTATTGGCCCGGCAGGTCGACAGCGCGTCCACCACCCATTACCATCGCGGAGATAACGTCAGCCGGTATCCGCGCCCGCATTAACTCCGTCGGCGGACGCGGCGCGCCGCTGTATCAGGCGTGCGCCGGTGGTCAAGGCAGGAAGAAAGTCGCAATGAACGCATCCAGGATTGTAGTGGTCGGCTCGCTGGCCTTCGATAACGTCGAGACCCCGCGCGCCAAAGTTGATTTGGCAGTGGGCGGGGCGGCATCCTATTTCGCAGTAGCCGCCAGTTTCTTTGCGCCGGTAGCAATCGTGGGAGTGGTGGGACGCGATTTCCCGGCCAGCGCCCTGGAGTTCTTTCGCGCACGCGGGATCGATTTGGAGGGCTTGCAAATCGCCGACGGTCAGACCTTTCGCTGGAGCGGGCGCTATCACGAGAACATGAATGTGCGCGACACCCTCGATTTGCAGCTCAACGTGTTCGCCGATTTCACCCCACAACTGCCCGCCAGCTACCGCCAGGCCGAGGTCTGCTTTTTGGCCAATATCGATCCCGCGCTGCAGTTGAGGGTACTGTCCGATTTGCATCGGCCGCGCCTGGTGGCCGCCGACACGATGAACTACTGGATCGAAAATGCCCATTCCAAGCTGATTGAACTGCTGCGGCGGGTGGAGCTGTTGGTCATCAACGATCAGGAGGCCTACCAGCTCTCCGGCCACGACAATATTGTCAAAGCCGCCCGCGCCATTATCGCGATGGGACCGCGCCATGTAGTAATCAAGCGCGGCGAATACGGCGCGATCCATTTTTCGTCCGATTCGGTTTTCGCGGTGCCCGCCTATCCGCTGGAAGAGGTGGTCGATCCCACCGGCGCAGGCGATACTTTCGCCGGCGGCCTGATGGGCTGGCTGGCCAAGCAAGGCAACCTCACGATTGCTGCCATCCGTCAGGGCATGGTTTACGGTAGCGTGTTGGCCTCGATGGTGGTCGAGGACTTCAGCTTCAATCGGCTACGCGAGTTGGATCAGGAAGGGATCGACAAGCGCTACCGGCAGTTCGTGGCCTTGACCCAGTTCTAGCAAGGGGCTGAAAAACCCGGTGGTAGGCGAGAGCGTCGCGCTATAAAAACAGCACCGTAAAAGCCGGCATCCTTCCTCACGCTTCTTCCCGAGATTCGGGAGGACATAGGAGAAGGAGGGACGCGATTCTGAAAAGGTCGGGCTGAAACTAGTTGTTATGGCACAGTCTGAACACGCCCAAGCGGAAAGCCGCGCCGCC
This is a stretch of genomic DNA from Candidatus Binataceae bacterium. It encodes these proteins:
- a CDS encoding PfkB family carbohydrate kinase, with the protein product MNASRIVVVGSLAFDNVETPRAKVDLAVGGAASYFAVAASFFAPVAIVGVVGRDFPASALEFFRARGIDLEGLQIADGQTFRWSGRYHENMNVRDTLDLQLNVFADFTPQLPASYRQAEVCFLANIDPALQLRVLSDLHRPRLVAADTMNYWIENAHSKLIELLRRVELLVINDQEAYQLSGHDNIVKAARAIIAMGPRHVVIKRGEYGAIHFSSDSVFAVPAYPLEEVVDPTGAGDTFAGGLMGWLAKQGNLTIAAIRQGMVYGSVLASMVVEDFSFNRLRELDQEGIDKRYRQFVALTQF